aacacgtcttgttttatactgtaagtgttgctgaacattagaatttagcttactAGATATTCAGACCAGAATAGGATATTTTAAGGTCAACTGGAATTGGTCTGCGTCCGGTGTCATCCGTTAacaacttcttcccagaaactactgggtcaatcttgaccaaatttggcatgtagcatctgtaggtgaaggaaaccggaaattgtaaatttcatgaccccacCCTAAGGGGCCTTAATTTGGGGGTAAAAACTGCaaaattgatgtatttttttaaaaatcttctttgatcctgggcatctagcagagaaagtgagtatatagtaatgatgagcaaggaaatttctaccaaaattgtaaattttttggAATCTCGGGAttggggttctgaccccagggtggggccaaatttactatatagtgtttatgtgtaaaacacttaaataacatctcctttagtgctattgatactaaattgaaactaaatagatatttagaaagaacatgtagttctttactaaaattgtaaatttgatgatcccaggagtaGGGGTTGTGGcttcagggtggggccaaaatggtcagttattaaatgtgtgaacaatagaaagtTTTAACTTCTTCTATATAGCTATCAttctaatttttttcaaatttggtatggagcatctttggaacaagggggggggggcatcaattgtaaatttcaggacttctgcaccccAGGGgacctaggggtggggcaaaaactgcccaaaattgaccaattttcaaaaatcctcttctctacaaccgcacatatgtaagaaaaactaaatgtatagtgatgtagagcaggaaggcctctaccaaaattgtaaatttcacgatcTCCGGGGTAGGGGCTGTGATCCCAGAGCGGGACCAAACTTAATATAGAGTGAACACTTaaaaacatcttctttagtgctattgaaaataaatgatatttagaaagagcaggtagtcctttgccaaaattgtaaatgatgatcccaggggtaggggttttgatattAGGGTTGGgctaaacttagtatatagtatttatgtgtaagtttgctgatacagtatgaaatctaaatgcatacttaggaatagcagaaaaggatgtacaaaaatggtgtaTTTCACAAcctagggttttgactctaagatgagtccaaattagtcacatcttttaatgttttaatgttaatacacctattatattatgtaaagcacttttgagggcattgaagttttaagaacatctTGTTTTAGACTGTTGCTGAAGattagaatttaacttagatattcagaacaggatattattattttttttttttttNNNNNNNNNNNNNNNNNNNNNNNNNNNNNNNNNNNNNNNNNNNNNNNNNNNNNNNNNNNNNNNNNNNNNNNNNNNNNNNNNNNNNNNNNNNNNNNNNNNNNNNNNNNNNNNNNNNNNNNNNNNNNNNNNNNNNNNNNNNNNNNNNNNNNNNNNNNNNNNNNNNNNNNNNNNNNNNNNNNNNNNNNNNNNNNNNNNNNNNNttacggaaagacccgtgattctcacttgatgcggcaatgacagtaacggttctcgaactcacgacctctcgcccacaaaccaagcgataaattgctgagctaccgcgaccgcgACCGGGTCCAtgcaggactagttatttttaaaaatacgtagctagctctagtaatggcgaatccccccccccccccccccgataatttaaaaaaagaaatagaactgtccagaaaggcaggcacatttttatttagtcagaattcagtagattcgggggacttaattaggcccttgggtccccaccaattgttaGCATCcgagtttggtttgttacaactattcaatgaATTAATCTaaagttatcgtttatcgaatttggtaatgcgcgagatgttgaagaggtaaagttcaggagccacgtttcgcaggaatgtaccgtatttgctaagtgtaatggcgTAACCCCAAcccaatcccccccccccccccccacccattaattgatcgcttttatgcgtctaatgtgatcagcctattcaaactagtctcctatttaaccactggctgatctagataattctgaacgaaaggatgcagtaaactgctggatgtctggggactgtcTTAAGATCTCTAGTGAGTCCAGTGGAAAGCCTTGGTGGAGGGGGTGGGAGTGCAGGGGGAGGGCGaggtcagtggcggatttaaggggggcgcagccgcccCGCCCCCTCTctcaaaattttcaactttaaggtaaatcttggtatcttgtttagaaaattgtattaaacgataaaagaagcaataatttcttccattcccggagaaataaaatgacagaatcttttgatttcttgaaatactttattgagagaacttaatttttccagaagcccttaaaatttgcgtcattttacaaatttccttttattaaaaattacatatttcaagccctataaaatctgtaaaatccaggaactcccctcccccccccccccccaatgacctctaccactgcctcataaagtggtgccccctaaccgcaattcctggatccgcccctggaagtCCCCTGGaacaagtgcgttctgacaaaataaaacgtacatacatgcttttttcgacatctatatacaaaatatcatatttgtgaagtgtgtgtgtgtgtgtgtgtgtgtgtgtgtgtctcccggcgcaagattcctcattgctaactacatgtatgttcaactagtccttatatggaaccgatcgcggtagttcagtgatataccctttggttcgtaaACGTGAAGTCGCATGCATGTTCGAGCTCTACTCGTGTCATGATTgcatcaaaccttagacgtaaatatagttaatactttcccatacgcattgctatctaaaagtgagaatcacggatctttcggataatgtgatcctcgtgtgatgtcataggtttttgcaaaacgctttatcaaattaaaatgtgcgcatgatagaaatatctttcagaggaattttattcactgcataaaataaaaaattggtaaactattgattttagaaaagtttatattttccatagataatcaattctttgtaattaaaaaaatgttgtcaagggcaataactcctatgctggtatttcttccaatgtatgtctattatacatgatttccctaatattcacaattaatttatacatatttatgaattaacatttttttttaaactgttgacatttaatatttgtcatttcaacaagtttttatttattttaattattctgtataacaaaaatgtgtgattttctgatgttaacatatacttccggttttttttatgtctgacatctttaaaaatccacTGTGCCCGTACATGTAGCATggtaagtctatttgtggtacgtcacctgcagctggtgacggttaaatataagtgggacctaaactaatgaaatccatcgtaacaaatcaaaataaacaatccctcggatgcaatacatatgaaagattttgcaatgcaaatggaaattatacaatgcaaacgaaaaaattatataatacaaatggaaaatatagaatacaaatggaaaattatacaatacaaatggaaaatatagaatacaaatgggaaattatacaatacaaatggaaaatatagaatacaaatggaaaaatatacaaatcaaatggaaattatacaatgcaaatgaaaaattatacaatgcaaatggaaaatatagaatacaaatggaaagttatacaatacaaatggaaaagatcaaatattgcaacgtttgacatgccatagctTTCTTTATCATGACTTTGATTAGTTGCACATctatttgtggttgtgttatgGGGAAATGagatattaattttcattgttcCGATAGAATAATTCCTTATCaataacatgtataaaagttgtgaattatatttcaataatCATTCTGAAAGTAAGTGCATAAACAATACATGGTCCCCTACCGGCGCCCCCATAAATTGACGACTGTATGTAATATTCAAGGTTCCAATGCAGATttgatgttgtttgaccttgaactgtgaccCGATACATGTATTGGTACCAAGTCTTCATGATTACCAGtgtcaaattaatttattgttttgttgttcATACAGTTGACGCATGTAGTTTTTATCAGGGATGAAACAGTAGTCTTTGCACAAAATACGTCAGGACATATTCAAATAATCGTGcaaatgaaacacaaaacaACACACCGATATAACACCCATATCTGTATGTTGAATATAATTACAAAAGACTTCAAAATACTACTTACTATCAACTGTTTCAAATACCCACGACTGCAGGAATGCGGAAAATTGAGAACTGTCGACGCACCAGACTTCACTCACCGACTACACAAAAATACTCGCGTAATTATTAacagatttgatatatattttcattggtATGCTCCTTTTGTGATTAATGAGCTTGAAATGTCAAATTAATGAAGTTATCTTGTTAATACTATTTATGGTTTTTCTCTCCAAATTCTGATTCTTTATTTTCGTGAGCCACAGGCtcatatgatatacataatacaattatacaaacaaaaatggaatTGTGGAGACAACAATGTTACAGCGATGTACAATTTAGATTAAACAAATGCTATCACACCATATGAGAGTTCCGTAGCTTAGTTGCATACTGTAAAATTTTCCGAAATTAATCAGTTCTTTAGTATTTTTAACACTGAGTAGTTTAATCAGTTTGAAAACACTGGGTTTTGTATATTAAAATTCCTTAGCATATTTTTTCTCAAGTCAGCATATAGAgggaatttcaaaataaagtggAACTCATCCTCTACACCATTTGGCTCACAAGCAGTACATAACCGTCGTTCTCTGACTGTAGTATTATGTCTTCCAACTTCAACATATGTGAAGCTTAGGACAACATTTAAATAAGCACGTCCACAATTTTCGGTgcaaggggagtaactgcaaaaatgtaggccatttctcttacgacccccccccccccccccccccccccccgaaaaacgATGATACGTGCCTGCTTTGATGAAttaacatatacatatgtacatgtatctgcaaGATTTTTTCTCTACACAGCAAACTGTCAAAAGTGAAGAGGAAGAAAAACAACCCCAAAATATTTCCGACTCCCAAACCAGATGTGGATGTTGTAACCAGTGTGCACCAAGCTTGACAAACACCCGGCGCCAAAGGATGCCATCTGAGCCTTTTATGATGTGTTTTAAACATAGACCTTATCTATGTGCTTACGGATGTTTCGATTGCAAAGTTCCCGTCTGCTTAAAATGTACAAAGCAAGAACACAACAAGCACACGATATGTGAACTGTTTGAGCTTTCTGAAGAATCTACAACTTTTGCCAAGACTGAAAAGATAGGAATGTCGCCTGTAGAAGAGTCTCCTTGTAGGGATTCTGTTGTTGGGTCAGAAGTCCATAAAGGTTACGAACTTGTAATTAATCAAGCCAATAAACAAGCTGTTATTCTACATTCCATGGTAGATGCAATTCTCCAAGACATTCTGAATTCTGTTAATGAGATGAAATTTAGAGACTTGGAATATGTGGAAAAAATCGAAAAAGAATTCAAACTATTGAGcacaaaatatgatgacaatAATTCCCCAAAGAACACCATTCTAAATGCTGAAGAGATAATATATCAGAGGGAAGAAAACCGTAGTAATAGCgtctctgaaaaaataaaatttagagcACCAAGATTTCTTGAAGGAAACCCCAATATCAAAGACATGAAGGCTCGGTTTGGGATCGTTAAGTCGTCAGTTATTGAAAGAAGAAATCAGAGGGCAAAAAAAATGATGTCCAAACCAATTTTGTTACTTACCATTAATTCTCGCTCAaagtatacattgtatgtaaagTATTATCACTCAAATATGATTCTTCAAAGCGGCACTGGTCCAGAATTGTATATATTAAATGAGGAAGGGGGGTGCTTGGACACGATTCAGACAACGACTGGACTAGATATGCCTGCGGGACTGGCAGTCATGGATGACGGAACCATACTGTACAGCGATTATTGTCACAAACGTGTCAGAATAATGAAGTCCGACAAATCCGAAGAAACACTATGTAGAGTAGAAGGTAAGCCGAACGGCATTTGTTGTACTAGATCAAGTGACGTCATTGTATGCCTTCAAGACTGCTTCGAATCCAAGGGTAAAGTAGTTCGATATGACCATAATGGAAACCTGAAGCAAGAGTTCATGCATCAGTATCTGAAGAGTCCAACTGCAGTTTGTGAAAACATCAACTACGACATCTGTATTACTGAGGAGAGCATGCGCAAGGTTATTGTAATCGATAAGGAAATGGATATCAGATTCATGTATGATGGAAATGTGAAATCCAGCGAATTCATGAAATTCACACCCCGTGACATATGCAGCGATAGTTTTGGCCAGATTCTTGTAGCAGATTTTAGCAACCGAGTAATCCACATGATTGATGAGGATGGTCATTTCATAAAGTACCTTCTAACGAAGGAAGACGAACTCTCATATCCTCATGGACTGTGCGTAGATAGTGAGAATAGACTGTGGGTAGCTGAGAGGTTCTCTAAAAAGATTAAGGTTTTTCAGTATTTAAGTTcttgatacattttttttatccccTCCTCTACCTagttaggtcacctgaatcattcaggtgacctattgctatctgtttttgtccgtcaggtgacctattgctatctgtttttgtccgtcgtcgttcgtcgtgcgttaacattttaacattttcagcttcttctctgaaacccctgaaccaatttcaaccaattttggcatatggcatctgtgggtggaggggaacaaaaattgtgaaattcgtggtccctgcccccctggggcttgaggggtggggcaaaaaccatcaaaatgagtgtaattttaaaaaatcttcttctttactcctggacatcaagaagccaaactgtgggcataattataatgagcgttgagccctctaccaaaattgtgaaattcatggcccctggggcaggggttcttgtgttagggtggggctctattggtcatatagtgaaaatgtagaaattctttgaaaatcttcttctctgtctctgggtattaagtagacaaactaatagcatggtaatgatgagcaaggatgtctctttaaaaattgtgaaattcatggcccctggatcaggagttctggtgctagggtggggctctataagtcatatagtgaaaatgcattatttctttgaaaatcttcttctctgtccttgggtattaagtagacaaaccaatagcatggttatgatgagcaaggatgcctctttcaaaattgtgaaattcatggcccctgggtcaggggttctggtattagggtggggccccattgatcatatagtgaaaatgcattttatttctttgaaaatcttctcctctgctgctgggtattaagtagacaaactaatagtatgataatgatgatcaaggatgcttctttcaaaactgaaatttatggcccctgggtcaggggttctggtgcaaaggcggggctgattgattatatagtgaaaatgcaatatttctttgaaaatcttcttctatgTTACTGGGTATTGAGGTAGCCAAACTAATAGCATAGTTATGATGAGCATGGATGACTCTCCAGAAATTCATGGCCCCAGGGTTAGGGGTTCTTGTGTTTGGGCGGGGCCCTATCGAtcttatatagtgaaaatgcattttatttctttgaaaatcttcttctctgctcctgggtattaagtagacaaactaatagcatggttcTGATgagcatatatataaacatatatattttaagttaCTTGCGGAAGGATTTTACTTTAAATCAATCCGGGAATATAGTTGCCTACTATACACTTCGTGCATTAGTTGCCTACCATAACAGTCGCGCAGCTTGATAGAACTTTTGAATCTTGCAACATTGTGTTTGTaattaataaagttttgaaataaataatttccttttttatgCATATTACTTGAGGAGGGGGTCATGTTGAGTTGCACCTGTTGTTAAGTTGGTAGGTTGGTCAGTAGACCAAATTTCTGCTCAGTATCTAGATATATCTAGAGAATGCTATGTTTATTAAACATCATACTTATTGCACTGTTACCCCATGAAAAGGAGTTGGCTCCAATTTTGTGGTCAAGAGTTAAAGTACTCTAATCAGCAGTATTTGACTTATCCTGATATCCGATGCTTTCGGCCTCACAATGGTAGAGGCGGGCATGTGGAAATTGAAGTACAAGCCCAAACGGCATGTAAATTTAGAGGCTTAAACCTTTAGCGATGTACTTTTCCTTTTGATTCAAACGATCAATTTATTCATCAGATGTAACATTATGAAATAGCCAATTAAATAACACTGGTAACAATTAAAATGCACTGAAAAGTTCGATTAAGGACATACGCAATGTAGTTTTGAactttattttctgtcatttacgATTAGTAATGAAATTGAGAACAGAAGATGTATTGTAGCTAAAGATGTGGAAAAATAGATTTCCTTTGGTGGGAAAAGGCAACTAATAAAATTAATGAATAAATTACTGGGCATGTAAGTATTTGTTTGAGCTAATCTAATTAGTATACATGCCTGCCCAAAGGGCATGTGCTGGGGAAAAAAATTGGCAAATCTTGTCcattcaatatcctgagaaccatttccttgaaagacatcaaacttgatacactggttcCCTTGTAGAGTAAATGGCCCTGTTGATTTTGCGGTCATCAGATCAAAGGTTAAAAATCGAACTAAAAATGCAAAGATCTACACCCTTAAAAATATCTTGAGGACCCTTTGCTCGACAGAGGTCAGACTTGATGCACTGGTTCCTTTCGGAGAAGATGACCATTGTAGCTAATAAAATCACAAAGACAAGGGTAAACTGAATAATAGGAATATATACAACTACTCAATActttaagaaccctttgcttgacagacatgaaattattatgtatattggttttatctaaggagtaaataacccttttctttatgatgtctcagacctaggttttttaaaaaggtttattgattgaacataaaaatgacacatgtacttcatgaccacctagctattcaatgtttcttccatccacaagtaaaattcttatatttaaacacaaacctaattcaaacattggaaggttgttacgtgatactcaggtgacctataaggcccctgggcctcttgttgaaagTGAAATGACTTTCGTTCGTGTGAACGTGCACAAAGTGATGTATAGTAGATGACAAATCTAATTAAAACTAGATCTTCTCTAACCATGACATTTcataccaatctaattaaaatcagatcttctctaaaaCTCcataccaatctaattaaaataagattttcTCTAACACTCCataccaatctgattaaaatcagatcttctctaagcGTGACACTCcataccaatctaattaaaatcagatcttctctaacactccataccaatctaattaaaatcagatcttctctatcACTCcataccaatctaattaaaatcagatcttctctaacactccataccaatctaattaaaatcagatcttctctaacactccataccaatctaattaaaatcagatcttctctatcCGTGACACTCcataccaatctaattaaaatcagatcttctctaaccgtgaGAAGTGTAACAGTTAAAGAACGTctgatttcaattagattgagTGAATGAAAAATACACGACATATGATGTCTAAATACACCAGTAAAATGTCTTTAATACAACAGAGAACCATTTCAACACAggaaataaaagaacaaaatggatgtacatttcataacatttattttaaaaaacgttCTGCGTCATGATACAAGAGACATAAAAGCTTGACAAAGTTTCGGGTTTCGTTTTTTACATGTAGCTTGACTGGGCTATTCCTGATCACATGGCGTCTGTCAGTGAAATGTACACATTTTTGACATCTCTAGAACCACatagccaatttcaaccaaactttccGTTAAACATCTTTGGATTAACTATTCAGAATTGTTCATACGTAGgggaaataattaagaaatagtgaaaatatggtggtatctttaaaaattcttctcactcatatggagacgccacttttgccggtgaagggctgaaaattttggcctatgctcggtgcttaaaatattttgaagagtAGCAGAGCCACACTATTCATAAATCAAACCAATTTGCAAAAACCCTGAATTCAATTTTCCCCATGAACTTGGGATTAGGGTGGGGTTAAAATTAGtgatcaaagtttacattacACAAGGAGCCAGTctttaaaatctgtaaaacaaaaatgtcCAGAATTCGTAATATTGCATGCATCCCCATGTTGTCTGGATCAATTAAGTCATAACCCCATGAACCTAGGTTATAATATgggttaaaaaattaatttgattaCAGAAGGtaaagatcattaaaaaaatcttttgtctGAAAACAGcaaggtcaaggtgactcagatgtgCGTTGTGGACCGCTGACCTCTTGTTTATGGAAAGTGATGTCATAATTTTGCTTTGGGTGTGTTGTTTGTTACGAGAGCAAAGCATCGATCACTTTCACCAACGTCATTACAGTTCAACTTTAGGgggatttttatttaattatttaatttgtgTGATCATTACATATTATTGcaattgttaattgttgatCAAGAATTTCAAATACTCTTTGAAATGATATATCAATCAATGACACAGTGCATTTGAAAAGTTGATAAGATGAAAATTCCCTCTACGAAgtacttaatacatgtacatattgtatagcATTATTTTTGTGGAGAAAGCGGAGAGAAAATACCAGTTGTTGAATGAAAGCACACCACATATTCTGCCTCCACATAGTTTTGCTGGTTTGgcgaaatatttatttttcggTCATTTGCTCTATTTGTCAAGAATCACACTTAACGTGGCTTTCTCAAATGTTGACAAGTTCCACAATGGAATGTAGGACAACACAAACGAAGTAAATATCACAGTAATAACAATATTGGCAAACCAATTCATTCGAAAAACCAATGAAGTTTTCATTTGCTTCTTTCGGAAACCTCGCTTTACCAAGTCGCCTAGTACATCCGAAATTTCATTCTGTTTGACTGGTTTGTATCCAAGATCACGTGACGCTTTCTTGATGCAAAAGTAATTGGTGACGCCCATTTTGTACACCTTCCAAGGAAACGGGATATAATAAACGtttacaaaaaaacaaaaaacaaaacaaaaagttaTGCACTAATTACAAAACCTTTGATACTTTATGCCTACCTCCATTCTCGTTAAAACAGGCTGGAAGTCGTATATTCCAGATACTAAAAAGTGTATCATTTCGATCACCCATGCTGAAAGTAAGAACACAATAAATCAACCGTAGATCTGTATAATCT
This genomic window from Ostrea edulis chromosome 4, xbOstEdul1.1, whole genome shotgun sequence contains:
- the LOC125669815 gene encoding uncharacterized protein LOC125669815 — encoded protein: MMYALLVGPVTILQVIIIFMRSFQHLRKQTVKSEEEEKQPQNISDSQTRCGCCNQCAPSLTNTRRQRMPSEPFMMCFKHRPYLCAYGCFDCKVPVCLKCTKQEHNKHTICELFELSEESTTFAKTEKIGMSPVEESPCRDSVVGSEVHKGYELVINQANKQAVILHSMVDAILQDILNSVNEMKFRDLEYVEKIEKEFKLLSTKYDDNNSPKNTILNAEEIIYQREENRSNSVSEKIKFRAPRFLEGNPNIKDMKARFGIVKSSVIERRNQRAKKMMSKPILLLTINSRSKYTLYVKYYHSNMILQSGTGPELYILNEEGGCLDTIQTTTGLDMPAGLAVMDDGTILYSDYCHKRVRIMKSDKSEETLCRVEGKPNGICCTRSSDVIVCLQDCFESKGKVVRYDHNGNLKQEFMHQYLKSPTAVCENINYDICITEESMRKVIVIDKEMDIRFMYDGNVKSSEFMKFTPRDICSDSFGQILVADFSNRVIHMIDEDGHFIKYLLTKEDELSYPHGLCVDSENRLWVAERFSKKIKVFQYLSS